The Sinomonas sp. P10A9 genome includes a window with the following:
- a CDS encoding SufE family protein, with product MSTNTIPTALAEIVGDFQAVDERDRLQLLLEFSRALPELPERLKDHPEMLEQVVECQSPLFIAIESEPAPEGTPAQAGPVVRLFFSAPPEAPTTRGFASVLHEGLDGLTAAEILAVPDDMPEELGLTRLVSPLRMRGMSAMLGRIKRKVRGECPLG from the coding sequence ATGAGCACGAATACCATTCCCACCGCGCTGGCGGAGATCGTCGGCGACTTCCAGGCCGTGGACGAGCGCGACCGGCTCCAGCTCCTCCTCGAGTTCTCGCGCGCTCTCCCCGAGCTCCCTGAGCGGCTCAAGGACCACCCAGAGATGCTGGAGCAGGTCGTGGAGTGCCAGTCTCCCCTGTTCATCGCCATCGAGTCGGAGCCCGCCCCGGAGGGGACGCCGGCGCAGGCGGGTCCGGTGGTGCGGCTCTTCTTCTCGGCCCCACCGGAGGCCCCCACGACCAGGGGCTTCGCCTCGGTCCTCCACGAGGGTCTCGACGGGCTCACTGCCGCCGAGATCCTCGCTGTCCCGGATGACATGCCCGAGGAGCTCGGCCTCACACGACTCGTGAGCCCCCTGCGGATGCGCGGCATGTCGGCGATGCTCGGCCGGATCAAGCGCAAGGTGCGCGGAGAGTGCCCTCTGGGCTGA
- the rpe gene encoding ribulose-phosphate 3-epimerase yields the protein MKESPVTCCIHPSILSADFVNLEAELARISTADAVHVDVMDNHFVPNLTLGLPIVERIQAVSPIPLDAHLMIADADRWAPLYADLGLASVTFHAEAATAPIKLARELRARGSRAGMALRPATAVEPYLDMLGELDLLLIMTVEPGFGGQSFLDVTLPKIRRARAAVDGSDAKVAIQVDGGISAATIERAAEAGADVFVAGSAVYGAQDPADAIRRLRGLAVSASKA from the coding sequence ATGAAGGAGTCCCCAGTGACCTGCTGCATCCACCCGAGCATCCTCTCGGCCGACTTCGTCAATCTCGAGGCGGAGCTTGCGAGGATCTCCACGGCGGACGCCGTGCACGTCGATGTCATGGACAACCACTTCGTGCCGAACCTCACCCTCGGCCTCCCCATCGTCGAGCGGATCCAGGCCGTCAGCCCGATCCCGCTCGATGCGCACCTGATGATTGCCGACGCCGACCGGTGGGCACCGCTGTACGCGGACTTGGGCCTCGCATCTGTCACCTTCCACGCCGAGGCTGCCACGGCACCCATCAAGCTCGCGCGCGAGCTGCGGGCGAGGGGCTCGAGGGCGGGAATGGCCCTGCGCCCGGCGACCGCCGTCGAGCCCTACCTCGACATGCTGGGCGAACTCGACCTGCTGCTGATCATGACCGTCGAGCCGGGGTTCGGAGGGCAGTCCTTCCTCGATGTCACGCTGCCGAAGATTCGGCGCGCCCGCGCCGCGGTTGACGGCTCAGACGCGAAGGTGGCCATCCAGGTCGACGGCGGCATCTCCGCTGCGACCATCGAGCGGGCGGCGGAAGCCGGCGCCGACGTGTTCGTCGCGGGCTCGGCGGTCTACGGCGCGCAGGACCCGGCGGACGCCATTCGCCGGCTTCGCGGGCTTGCAGTGAGCGCGTCCAAGGCCTGA
- the zapE gene encoding cell division protein ZapE gives MATVEHLTTRTPRASVEELLTGLHPSSRFGDVSFSSYRPDPAQPSQTAAVKALEAFGDGITVSNGGLFSKLFGSKPKGRAGIYLDGGFGVGKTHLLASLWHSAPGPKAFGTFVEYTNLVGALSFRKTVEALSSYRLVCIDEFELDDPGDTVLMSRLMRELADAGVKLAATSNTLPGSLGEGRFAAVDFQREIQVLAEQFDVVRIDGEDYRHRGLPAAPAPLSTGELDARMNAEFDGGLVAVDDFGALLKHLAGVHPSRYRQLIDGIDGIVWKDVHTIEHQATALRFVVLADRLYDKDVPILASGVPFDQLFTAEMMAGGYMKKYFRAVSRLTALAREGQSHEPS, from the coding sequence TTGGCGACTGTCGAACACCTCACCACCCGCACGCCTCGAGCGTCCGTCGAAGAGCTCCTGACCGGCCTGCACCCCTCATCGCGTTTCGGCGACGTCTCCTTCTCCAGCTACCGGCCGGATCCCGCCCAGCCAAGCCAGACCGCCGCAGTCAAGGCCCTCGAGGCTTTCGGCGACGGCATCACCGTCTCCAATGGCGGGCTCTTCTCCAAGCTCTTCGGCTCCAAGCCCAAGGGGCGCGCGGGCATCTACCTCGACGGCGGATTCGGCGTGGGCAAGACCCACCTCCTCGCCTCGCTGTGGCACTCAGCGCCGGGGCCCAAGGCCTTCGGCACGTTCGTGGAATACACGAACCTGGTCGGTGCCCTTTCGTTCCGCAAGACCGTGGAGGCCCTGAGCTCCTACCGGCTCGTGTGCATCGACGAGTTCGAACTCGACGATCCGGGCGATACCGTCCTGATGTCCCGGCTCATGCGCGAACTGGCCGACGCCGGCGTCAAGCTCGCGGCGACGTCGAACACGCTTCCCGGTTCTCTCGGTGAGGGCCGCTTCGCGGCCGTCGACTTCCAGCGCGAAATCCAAGTCCTGGCCGAGCAGTTCGACGTTGTCCGCATCGACGGCGAGGACTACCGCCACCGCGGGCTTCCGGCGGCGCCGGCGCCGCTGTCCACCGGCGAGCTCGACGCCCGGATGAATGCCGAGTTCGACGGCGGGCTGGTCGCCGTCGACGACTTCGGCGCACTCTTGAAGCATCTCGCCGGAGTCCACCCGAGCCGCTACCGCCAGCTCATCGACGGGATCGACGGGATCGTGTGGAAGGACGTCCACACCATCGAACACCAGGCCACGGCGCTGCGCTTCGTAGTCCTCGCCGACCGGCTCTATGACAAGGACGTGCCGATTCTGGCTTCGGGCGTGCCGTTCGACCAGCTCTTCACCGCCGAGATGATGGCCGGCGGCTACATGAAGAAGTACTTCCGCGCCGTCTCGCGCCTCACTGCCCTGGCCCGCGAGGGCCAGAGCCACGAGCCCTCCTGA
- the fmt gene encoding methionyl-tRNA formyltransferase, whose product MRIVFAGTPQVAVPSMDRLVEAGHEIVGVLTRPDAPVGRRRVLTPSPVAARAEALGLPLLKASRVTDEATAQLAAWNPDAAAIVAYGGIIPPAALAVPAHGWINLHFSLLPAWRGAAPLQYSVIHGDDVVGASTFRLEEGLDTGPVYGTLVLTPGPEATSGELLAELAESGAELLAQTISGIDAGRLEPRPQTGEPTYAPKLTLDDGRLEWSLPAVALHRRARGVTPEPGAWTLLDGARLKLAPPRLRPDIQGVPPGRLAWAGRAVVVGTGTHALELTRVQPSGKKMMPASDWARGAGDIEGTVLG is encoded by the coding sequence ATGAGGATCGTCTTCGCGGGAACGCCGCAAGTGGCGGTACCGTCCATGGACCGACTCGTCGAGGCCGGCCACGAGATCGTCGGCGTGCTCACACGGCCCGACGCACCAGTCGGCCGCAGGCGGGTCCTCACGCCGTCGCCGGTCGCCGCCCGGGCCGAGGCCCTCGGCCTACCGCTGCTCAAGGCCAGCCGCGTCACGGACGAGGCCACGGCACAACTCGCCGCCTGGAACCCTGACGCCGCGGCGATCGTGGCGTACGGCGGGATCATTCCGCCCGCCGCCCTCGCTGTGCCCGCCCACGGCTGGATCAACCTGCACTTCTCGCTGCTGCCTGCATGGCGCGGAGCGGCCCCGCTCCAGTACTCCGTCATCCACGGCGATGACGTGGTCGGCGCCAGCACGTTCCGGCTCGAGGAGGGCCTCGACACCGGACCTGTCTACGGGACCCTCGTCCTCACGCCAGGACCGGAGGCCACAAGCGGTGAGCTCCTTGCCGAGCTCGCCGAGAGCGGGGCCGAACTTCTCGCCCAGACCATCTCGGGTATTGACGCCGGGCGCCTGGAGCCCCGTCCCCAGACCGGCGAGCCGACGTACGCCCCGAAGCTCACCCTCGACGACGGACGACTCGAGTGGAGCCTCCCGGCGGTCGCGCTGCACCGCCGTGCCCGCGGGGTCACTCCTGAGCCGGGCGCGTGGACGCTCCTTGACGGAGCGCGGCTGAAGCTCGCGCCGCCCCGACTCAGGCCGGACATCCAGGGTGTCCCTCCGGGCAGACTGGCCTGGGCGGGCAGGGCAGTCGTCGTGGGAACCGGCACTCACGCGCTCGAGCTCACGCGGGTCCAGCCCTCCGGGAAGAAGATGATGCCCGCGTCAGATTGGGCCCGCGGAGCGGGAGACATCGAAGGGACGGTTCTGGGATGA
- the ribD gene encoding bifunctional diaminohydroxyphosphoribosylaminopyrimidine deaminase/5-amino-6-(5-phosphoribosylamino)uracil reductase RibD: protein MRAADTTLAVVDADLTFMDQALALAARGVRGANPLVGAVAVGRDGAVLATGWHRGAGTSHAEADAIATAAREGTDLAGATMYVTLEPCNHTGRTGPCAQALIAAQVSRVVYAIDDPHAAASGGAETLRAAGIEVVKGVRSDEATELNRRWLGAVSSRRPFVTLHLAQTLDSRIAAEDGTSQWITCPQSLADNHATRSLIDAILVGSQTVAVDNPRLTARDTDGSLLAHQPLRAVMGLRDVPEGAAVRGTDGKFVHLRTQDPAEALETLFSLGVRHVMVEGGARIIAAFLGASLVDELIVYQAPTILGSGKNAVSDIGVHTLADAQHWDWDESDGGAVRRLGNDLRLHLFPAAAPATTLSSKEIH, encoded by the coding sequence ATGAGGGCCGCGGACACGACCCTTGCGGTCGTCGACGCCGATCTGACATTCATGGACCAGGCTCTTGCCCTCGCTGCGCGCGGCGTGCGGGGGGCCAACCCGCTCGTGGGAGCGGTCGCCGTCGGCCGCGACGGTGCGGTCCTCGCGACGGGCTGGCACCGGGGTGCCGGGACCTCCCACGCCGAGGCGGATGCGATCGCCACTGCGGCGCGCGAGGGCACAGACCTTGCCGGCGCCACCATGTATGTGACGCTCGAGCCCTGCAACCACACAGGGCGCACCGGACCGTGCGCACAGGCACTCATAGCGGCACAGGTCTCCCGTGTCGTGTACGCGATCGACGATCCGCACGCCGCCGCGAGCGGTGGTGCCGAGACGCTCCGCGCGGCCGGCATCGAAGTGGTCAAGGGCGTACGCTCCGACGAGGCGACCGAACTCAATCGTCGGTGGCTGGGCGCTGTCTCGTCACGCCGCCCCTTCGTGACACTCCACCTCGCGCAGACGCTCGACTCGCGGATTGCCGCCGAGGACGGCACGAGCCAGTGGATCACCTGCCCGCAGTCCCTTGCGGACAATCACGCCACACGCTCGCTGATCGACGCCATTCTCGTCGGCAGCCAGACGGTGGCCGTGGACAACCCGAGGCTCACGGCCCGGGACACTGACGGTTCCCTCCTGGCCCACCAGCCGCTGCGGGCCGTCATGGGACTGCGCGACGTCCCTGAGGGCGCCGCAGTCCGCGGAACCGACGGGAAGTTCGTGCACCTGCGCACGCAGGACCCGGCGGAGGCGCTCGAGACGCTCTTCAGCCTCGGCGTCCGCCACGTCATGGTCGAGGGCGGCGCGCGCATTATCGCCGCGTTCCTCGGCGCGAGCCTCGTCGACGAGCTCATCGTCTACCAGGCCCCCACGATCCTGGGCTCGGGCAAGAACGCCGTGAGTGACATCGGCGTGCACACGCTCGCCGACGCCCAGCACTGGGACTGGGACGAGTCGGACGGTGGCGCCGTACGGCGGCTGGGCAACGACCTCAGGCTCCACCTCTTCCCGGCCGCCGCGCCGGCTACCACCCTGTCATCCAAGGAGATCCACTGA
- a CDS encoding sulfurtransferase, with product MGYPVDSSEKFAAYAHPERLVSTEWLAEQLAAGAAASGGLVVVESDEDVLLYETGHIPGAVKIDWHTDLNDEVERDYVEGPAFAELLAGKGISRDTTVVIYGDKSNWWAAYALWVFTLFGHEDVRLLDGGRDKWIAEGRELTTEAPAPVRGDYPVVARNDTPIRAFKDDVLAHLGKPLIDVRSPEEYSGKRTHMPAYPEEGALRGGHIPTAASIPWARAAAEDGTYKSRQELEDLYLGEAGLAAGDDVVAYCRIGERSSHTWFALKYLLGFDTVRNYDGSWTEWGNAVRVPIVKGESRGTWPLS from the coding sequence ATGGGCTACCCAGTCGACAGCAGCGAGAAGTTCGCCGCCTACGCACATCCCGAGCGTCTCGTCTCCACCGAATGGCTCGCCGAGCAGCTCGCCGCCGGCGCGGCCGCGAGCGGCGGGCTCGTCGTCGTGGAATCGGACGAGGACGTGCTGCTCTACGAGACAGGCCACATCCCCGGTGCGGTCAAGATCGACTGGCACACGGACCTGAACGACGAAGTCGAGCGCGACTACGTCGAGGGCCCGGCGTTCGCCGAACTCCTCGCCGGCAAGGGCATCTCCCGGGACACGACCGTGGTCATCTACGGTGACAAGTCCAACTGGTGGGCCGCATACGCGCTCTGGGTGTTCACCCTGTTCGGCCATGAGGACGTCCGTCTCCTGGACGGCGGCCGCGACAAGTGGATCGCAGAGGGCCGCGAGCTCACGACCGAGGCGCCGGCTCCCGTACGAGGCGACTATCCCGTCGTCGCCCGCAACGACACCCCGATCCGTGCGTTCAAGGACGACGTCCTCGCGCACCTCGGCAAGCCGCTCATCGACGTCCGCTCCCCCGAGGAGTACTCGGGCAAGCGCACCCACATGCCGGCCTACCCGGAGGAGGGCGCCCTCCGCGGCGGCCACATCCCGACTGCGGCGTCGATCCCGTGGGCCCGTGCGGCCGCCGAGGACGGCACGTACAAGTCGCGCCAGGAGCTCGAGGACCTGTATCTGGGCGAGGCCGGCCTCGCGGCGGGCGACGACGTCGTGGCGTACTGCCGCATCGGCGAGCGCTCGAGCCACACGTGGTTCGCGCTCAAGTACCTCCTTGGCTTCGACACCGTGCGCAACTACGACGGCTCGTGGACCGAGTGGGGAAACGCTGTGCGCGTGCCGATTGTGAAGGGCGAATCGCGAGGCACCTGGCCGCTCAGCTGA
- the ybaK gene encoding Cys-tRNA(Pro) deacylase: MAKKSKAPQGPGTPATTALDVAGVAYTARSYAHDPAAVSYGLEAAEALGADPARVFKTLMVEVASGSGSQLCVAVVPVIGSLDLKAAAAAFGAKKAAMADPTAAERRTGYVRGGISPLGQRQSSPTAIDDSALEHETVLVSGGRRGFDIELAPADLVRLTGAVVARLRTAG, from the coding sequence GTGGCTAAGAAGTCCAAGGCACCCCAGGGCCCGGGCACGCCGGCCACGACGGCGCTCGACGTCGCCGGGGTCGCGTACACAGCGCGCTCGTACGCCCACGATCCTGCGGCCGTGAGCTATGGGCTCGAGGCGGCCGAGGCCCTCGGGGCGGACCCCGCCCGTGTGTTCAAGACGCTCATGGTCGAGGTCGCGTCGGGCAGCGGTAGCCAGCTGTGCGTCGCCGTGGTGCCCGTGATCGGAAGCCTGGACCTGAAGGCCGCCGCCGCCGCATTCGGGGCCAAGAAGGCGGCTATGGCCGATCCCACTGCGGCTGAGCGCCGGACCGGCTACGTGCGGGGCGGCATCTCACCGCTCGGGCAGCGCCAGTCCTCGCCCACGGCCATCGACGATTCGGCGCTCGAGCACGAGACGGTGCTCGTCTCGGGAGGGCGGCGCGGCTTCGACATCGAGCTCGCGCCGGCGGACTTGGTGCGGCTCACCGGCGCCGTCGTCGCCCGGCTGCGCACCGCCGGCTGA
- a CDS encoding alpha/beta hydrolase family protein, with protein MPDRVTSAPSSLPHLLLPQPSLPQPSAVRRSASEPLPRTVWALLGAGGALALASAAAASSSALAAYFARRIITPERIKAEDEEVLAVQGEGSARRVILRATGETRIDGEYSLFFDRGAGHVRLGPLEDFTPEESTVTRRVLAEYAGDVTKAVRARWSGYVFSSPADVGLEYEDVMLPLDVGSAPAWHVPAADPRSTWAIMVHGRGAMRGEGLRAVTSAHALGMPSLLISYRNDGEAPSTPDGRYGLGMTEWRDVEVAIQYALDAGARDVVLFGWSMGGAISLRTADSSMLREHVRALVLDAPVVDWVDVLAYQARLNRIPSGVGRLGQLLLGQPWGRRLTGLAAPLDFRAMDWVSRAVELRTPTLVLHSVDDDFVPVGPSLELAKRNPEMVTLETFRHARHTKEWNVDPERWETTVRSWLADVLAPRRVPGRTE; from the coding sequence ATGCCCGACCGAGTGACCAGCGCGCCGTCGTCCTTGCCGCACCTGCTCTTGCCGCAGCCGTCCTTGCCACAGCCGTCCGCGGTCAGGCGCTCCGCATCAGAGCCCCTCCCACGCACAGTCTGGGCACTCCTCGGCGCCGGCGGCGCACTCGCGCTCGCGTCCGCGGCGGCGGCGTCGAGCTCGGCGCTCGCGGCGTACTTTGCCCGACGCATCATCACGCCCGAGCGGATCAAGGCAGAGGACGAGGAGGTCCTCGCCGTCCAGGGCGAGGGCTCGGCGCGCCGGGTCATCCTCCGGGCCACCGGGGAGACACGGATCGACGGCGAGTACAGCCTCTTCTTCGACCGTGGGGCCGGCCATGTCCGCCTCGGGCCCCTCGAGGACTTCACGCCCGAGGAGTCGACCGTGACGCGCCGGGTCCTCGCGGAGTACGCGGGCGATGTCACGAAGGCGGTGCGGGCGCGCTGGAGCGGCTACGTCTTCAGCTCCCCTGCGGATGTGGGTCTCGAGTACGAGGACGTCATGCTCCCGCTGGACGTCGGTTCGGCGCCGGCCTGGCATGTTCCGGCGGCCGACCCGCGGTCGACGTGGGCCATCATGGTCCACGGCCGGGGCGCCATGAGGGGCGAAGGGCTGCGGGCCGTGACGAGCGCCCACGCGCTCGGGATGCCGAGCCTGCTCATCTCCTACCGCAACGACGGCGAGGCACCCTCGACGCCGGACGGGCGGTACGGCCTCGGCATGACCGAGTGGCGCGACGTCGAAGTCGCGATCCAGTACGCGCTCGACGCCGGTGCGCGCGACGTCGTGCTCTTCGGCTGGTCCATGGGCGGGGCCATCAGCCTGCGCACCGCCGATTCCTCGATGCTCCGCGAGCACGTGCGCGCGCTCGTGCTCGACGCTCCGGTGGTGGACTGGGTGGATGTGCTTGCGTACCAGGCCCGTCTCAACCGCATCCCCTCGGGGGTCGGGCGGCTCGGGCAGCTCCTCCTCGGGCAGCCGTGGGGCAGACGCCTCACGGGCCTCGCCGCCCCGCTCGACTTCCGGGCCATGGACTGGGTCTCGCGCGCCGTCGAACTGCGTACCCCCACCCTCGTGCTGCACAGCGTCGACGACGACTTCGTGCCAGTGGGTCCCTCGCTCGAGCTAGCGAAGCGCAACCCAGAGATGGTCACGCTCGAGACGTTCAGGCATGCGCGGCACACGAAGGAGTGGAACGTGGACCCGGAACGCTGGGAGACCACCGTGCGCTCGTGGCTGGCGGACGTACTCGCGCCTCGCAGGGTGCCGGGGCGCACCGAGTAG
- a CDS encoding cytochrome: MTAPELAVASPDGFGRMYRRSSHEPPTVPSITTVIAQQPVELDGWRSYMAAKHVADHPDLRDVLADPAQMRRLVRTAVDASEAYARSAAERGDRVHSYGEQLALRALGRQHRVEETRGALREHGEEGFAESMDRWWETFEVEPLAAELTVWNHTLGYAGTLDLVARINGRVCLVDYKTKGTSRDGRVKALDDKVAMQLVAGMKAEESLVDAEAGTWEPWAHGEDPLLIAVAVGETEYAAVRVNPDVRRHHWLTFCQLRRVWGARVDAASAGHTLLPLPPPPGASAS; this comes from the coding sequence ATGACAGCCCCGGAACTCGCAGTAGCCTCCCCTGACGGGTTCGGACGCATGTACCGGCGTTCGTCCCATGAACCGCCCACCGTGCCGTCAATCACCACGGTCATCGCACAGCAGCCAGTCGAACTCGACGGCTGGCGCAGCTATATGGCGGCGAAGCACGTCGCGGACCATCCCGACCTCCGGGATGTGCTCGCGGACCCCGCGCAGATGCGCCGGCTCGTGCGGACCGCAGTGGATGCCTCCGAGGCTTATGCACGCTCCGCGGCCGAGCGCGGGGACCGGGTCCATTCCTATGGCGAGCAGCTTGCCCTGCGCGCGCTCGGGCGCCAACATCGCGTCGAGGAGACGCGGGGAGCGCTCCGGGAGCATGGGGAGGAGGGGTTTGCTGAGAGCATGGACCGCTGGTGGGAGACGTTCGAGGTCGAGCCCCTCGCGGCGGAGCTCACGGTATGGAATCACACCCTCGGCTATGCGGGCACCCTCGATCTTGTGGCACGGATCAACGGCCGCGTGTGCCTCGTGGACTACAAGACGAAGGGAACCTCGCGCGACGGCCGAGTCAAGGCGCTCGACGACAAGGTCGCCATGCAGCTCGTCGCGGGCATGAAGGCCGAGGAGAGCCTTGTCGATGCCGAAGCCGGCACGTGGGAGCCCTGGGCCCACGGCGAGGATCCGCTGCTCATCGCTGTCGCCGTGGGGGAGACCGAGTACGCGGCCGTCCGGGTGAACCCCGACGTGCGGCGGCACCACTGGCTGACCTTCTGCCAGCTGCGGCGCGTGTGGGGGGCACGGGTTGACGCTGCGTCTGCCGGGCACACCTTGCTGCCGCTTCCCCCGCCCCCTGGCGCGTCGGCGTCGTGA
- the def gene encoding peptide deformylase — protein sequence MAVLPIRIIGDPVLRTVAEPVTDFGPVLKRLVDDMLETMEDVEGAGLAAPQVGVSQRVFTYQMAGERGHVVNPVLTLSEDFQDDAIEGCLSIPGVAFPVRRRARAKVAGFDVDGNPVEFEADGLLARIAQHETDHLDGVLFPDRLEGEDRRAALRSMRSINYNSTVDATLAKRSGHVGSAFGAGPVAPGASFGAGART from the coding sequence ATGGCCGTCTTGCCCATCAGGATCATCGGCGACCCCGTGCTCCGCACGGTCGCGGAGCCCGTGACGGACTTCGGCCCCGTCCTCAAGCGCCTCGTCGACGACATGCTCGAGACGATGGAGGACGTCGAGGGCGCAGGCCTCGCGGCCCCACAGGTGGGCGTGAGCCAGCGGGTCTTCACCTACCAGATGGCTGGCGAGCGCGGTCATGTGGTCAATCCCGTCCTGACGCTCTCGGAGGATTTCCAGGACGATGCGATCGAAGGGTGCCTGAGCATCCCCGGCGTGGCGTTCCCCGTCCGACGCCGGGCGCGCGCCAAGGTTGCAGGGTTCGACGTCGATGGAAATCCGGTCGAGTTCGAGGCCGACGGACTGCTCGCACGCATCGCCCAGCACGAGACGGACCATCTCGACGGCGTCCTGTTCCCGGACCGGCTCGAGGGCGAAGACCGTCGGGCTGCCCTGCGGTCTATGCGGTCCATCAACTACAACTCCACGGTCGATGCGACCCTGGCCAAGCGCTCCGGCCACGTCGGCTCCGCCTTCGGGGCCGGGCCGGTGGCACCGGGAGCCTCATTCGGGGCAGGCGCCCGCACATGA
- a CDS encoding RsmB/NOP family class I SAM-dependent RNA methyltransferase produces MSERGEPRDRGRARSGGDGERRRDPRRDAQGRERNRGGAAPRRFSEQAPSQRSRAADPARLVAFEVLRAVSRDDAYANLVLPQRIRHHRLDRRDAGFATELAYGALRGQGTYDAILALNVDRPLGQLDPAVLDVLRLGTHQLLGMRVPPHAALNQTVALTRAVVGAGPASLVNAVLRRVSEKELDEWLAELESAQPDATERDALRYSHPGWIVRALRQSLAAHGRGADEISDLLEADNAAPVVNLVALPGIGTLDEALEGGARTGDLVEGSALSGGGDLGRWSAVRDGTLRVQDVGSQLVARAVAAAPLDEPPQDSGRRPERWLDLCAGPGGKAALLGALAAERGATLFANEVLPHRAELVRKALHPVPADAWEVHTGDGRTLGTEHPGQFDRVIADVPCTGLGALRRRPESRWRRSPNDLAELGPLQRALLESAIDATAPGGVVGYVTCSPHPAETTVVVADALRRRDDIELLDAGAALDAVALHPLGAGHDGTAQLWPHIHATDAMFLALFRKLPAATRLADRRR; encoded by the coding sequence ATGAGCGAACGCGGGGAACCACGCGACCGGGGGAGGGCTCGGTCCGGAGGCGACGGCGAGCGCCGTCGGGACCCTCGTCGGGACGCCCAGGGCCGGGAGCGCAACCGTGGCGGGGCCGCACCGCGCCGCTTCAGCGAGCAGGCTCCGAGCCAGCGCTCGCGCGCGGCGGACCCGGCGCGGCTCGTGGCGTTCGAGGTGCTGCGCGCAGTCTCGCGGGACGACGCCTACGCGAACCTCGTCCTGCCCCAGCGGATCCGCCATCATCGATTGGACCGCCGGGACGCAGGGTTCGCAACGGAGCTCGCCTACGGAGCCCTGCGCGGCCAGGGGACGTATGACGCGATCCTTGCCCTGAACGTCGACCGTCCGCTGGGCCAGCTCGATCCCGCCGTCCTGGACGTCCTGCGTCTCGGTACCCATCAGCTCCTCGGGATGCGCGTCCCGCCGCACGCCGCACTCAACCAGACTGTTGCGCTCACCCGGGCCGTCGTGGGCGCAGGTCCGGCCTCACTGGTCAACGCCGTGCTCCGGCGCGTCAGCGAGAAGGAGCTCGACGAATGGCTCGCCGAGCTCGAGTCGGCGCAGCCGGATGCGACGGAACGGGACGCACTGAGGTACTCCCACCCGGGGTGGATCGTGCGCGCCCTGAGGCAGTCCCTCGCGGCCCACGGCCGCGGTGCGGATGAGATCTCGGACCTGCTCGAGGCGGACAACGCGGCGCCCGTGGTCAATCTCGTGGCGCTTCCGGGCATCGGGACGCTTGACGAAGCACTCGAGGGGGGTGCCCGCACCGGCGACCTCGTCGAAGGGTCAGCGCTGTCTGGCGGAGGCGACCTCGGACGGTGGTCCGCGGTACGTGACGGGACACTGCGCGTGCAGGACGTCGGTTCGCAGCTCGTGGCCCGTGCTGTCGCCGCCGCACCATTGGATGAACCCCCGCAGGACTCCGGGCGCAGGCCCGAGCGATGGCTCGACCTGTGCGCCGGGCCAGGCGGGAAGGCCGCGCTGCTCGGTGCCCTTGCAGCCGAGCGCGGCGCCACCCTGTTTGCCAACGAGGTGCTGCCGCACCGGGCCGAGCTCGTCCGCAAGGCCCTGCACCCGGTTCCCGCGGACGCGTGGGAGGTCCACACCGGCGATGGACGCACCCTCGGGACCGAGCATCCGGGTCAGTTCGACCGGGTGATCGCCGACGTCCCGTGCACGGGCCTAGGCGCCCTCCGCCGGCGCCCCGAGTCGCGGTGGCGCCGCTCGCCCAATGACCTCGCAGAGCTCGGCCCGCTCCAGCGGGCCCTCCTCGAGTCGGCGATTGATGCGACGGCTCCCGGCGGCGTGGTGGGCTACGTGACGTGTTCCCCCCACCCCGCGGAGACTACCGTGGTCGTCGCGGATGCCCTCAGACGGCGCGACGACATCGAGCTCCTCGACGCGGGAGCCGCCCTCGACGCCGTCGCGCTCCACCCGCTTGGAGCCGGCCACGACGGCACAGCCCAGCTCTGGCCGCACATCCACGCCACCGATGCGATGTTCCTGGCCCTGTTCCGCAAGCTGCCGGCCGCCACGCGTCTGGCGGACCGTCGTCGATGA
- a CDS encoding antitoxin: MSFLDDIKGKAEELIGGNADAVKGGIEKAGDFIDEKTGGKLADQVDGVQQAASEYVGGLGHATP; the protein is encoded by the coding sequence GTGTCTTTTCTCGACGACATCAAGGGCAAGGCTGAGGAACTCATCGGCGGCAATGCCGACGCTGTGAAGGGCGGCATCGAGAAGGCCGGTGATTTCATCGACGAGAAGACCGGTGGAAAGCTCGCCGATCAGGTCGATGGAGTCCAGCAGGCCGCCTCCGAATACGTGGGAGGCTTGGGTCACGCAACGCCGTGA